In Bufo gargarizans isolate SCDJY-AF-19 chromosome 5, ASM1485885v1, whole genome shotgun sequence, the following are encoded in one genomic region:
- the LOC122939446 gene encoding keratin-associated protein 4-7-like yields MTEQNSLKSAQQRSEEDVCEEDVCEEDVCEEDACEEDACEEDACEEDACEEDACEEDACEEDACEEDACEEDACEEDACEEDACEEDACEEDVCEEDVCEEDVCDYLSCQLIAG; encoded by the exons ATGACTGAACAGAATTCTTTAAAGTCAGCTCAGCAAC GCTCAGAGGAAGACGTCTGTGAGGAAGACGTCTGTGAGGAAGACGTCTGTGAGGAAGACGCCTGTGAGGAAGACGCCTGTGAGGAAGACGCCTGTGAGGAAGACGCCTGTGAGGAAGACGCCTGTGAGGAAGACGCCTGTGAGGAAGACGCCTGTGAGGAAGACGCCTGTGAGGAAGACGCCTGTGAGGAAGACGCCTGTGAGGAAGACGCCTGTGAGGAAGACGCCTGTGAGGAAGATGTCTGTGAGGAAGACGTCTGTGAGGAAGATGTCTGTGACTACCTCTCTTGCCAACTGATTGCAGGttaa